The following are encoded in a window of Bacillus xiapuensis genomic DNA:
- a CDS encoding FecCD family ABC transporter permease — translation MQRPSILKFLKNKFSAYVIACAFLISAVFAGISVGTIHVPFRDIAFLLSHHMFGTSIANVDPMFDNIVWQIRFPRVLLAGLVGASLAVAGAAFQGLLRNPLADPYTLGVSSGASAGAVLVLFLHFQLPWIADFTLPVVSIAAALATIGLVIMFARAIERSLKVETIILTGIIVSSFLGALISLMIALTGEELRQIIGWLLGSVSMRGWGYIQLIVPFFLVGTLLLFLHAAELNAMSFGEEMAQHLGVNVRRKKMLILLSGAILTGAAVAVSGTIGFVGLVVPHFIRIIWGPDHRHLLPLSMLTGAGFLILTDLLSRTVISPTELPIGVITSIIGAPVFGVILLRKQRKGRRTA, via the coding sequence TTGCAGAGGCCGTCTATCCTGAAGTTTTTAAAAAATAAATTTTCGGCTTATGTAATCGCTTGTGCCTTTTTGATCAGTGCTGTATTTGCCGGTATCTCGGTCGGAACGATTCATGTTCCGTTCCGGGATATCGCTTTCTTGTTATCTCACCATATGTTTGGCACATCCATCGCCAATGTGGATCCCATGTTTGATAATATCGTTTGGCAAATCCGTTTTCCAAGAGTGCTGCTGGCGGGGCTGGTCGGAGCTTCTTTAGCGGTGGCGGGAGCTGCGTTTCAAGGGCTGCTGCGCAACCCGCTGGCTGATCCTTATACGTTGGGCGTTTCATCTGGAGCCTCGGCAGGAGCTGTCTTGGTTTTATTCTTACATTTCCAGCTGCCTTGGATAGCGGATTTTACCTTGCCCGTCGTCAGCATTGCTGCGGCGTTGGCGACGATAGGTCTGGTCATTATGTTTGCACGCGCGATAGAAAGATCGCTGAAAGTGGAAACGATCATTTTGACGGGAATTATCGTCAGTTCCTTTCTTGGGGCGCTTATATCTTTGATGATAGCGCTCACAGGCGAAGAGCTGAGACAGATTATCGGCTGGCTGCTTGGAAGCGTGTCGATGAGAGGCTGGGGCTATATTCAGCTGATTGTTCCTTTTTTTCTAGTCGGGACTCTGCTGCTGTTTCTTCATGCAGCTGAATTGAATGCGATGTCGTTCGGGGAAGAAATGGCGCAGCATCTGGGCGTGAATGTCCGCCGGAAAAAAATGCTTATTTTGCTCTCCGGTGCAATTTTAACAGGTGCGGCTGTGGCTGTTTCAGGAACGATCGGCTTCGTTGGTCTCGTCGTACCCCACTTTATCCGGATTATATGGGGCCCGGATCACCGCCATTTGCTGCCTTTGTCGATGCTGACGGGTGCGGGCTTTTTAATTCTCACCGATTTACTTTCAAGGACGGTTATTTCACCGACAGAGCTGCCAATTGGCGTCATTACTTCGATTATCGGCGCTCCGGTATTTGGCGTAATTTTACTGAGAAAGCAAAGGAAAGGACGAAGAACAGCATGA
- a CDS encoding adenosylcobinamide amidohydrolase, which translates to MIQVNRLTGGYGHQKIVHNLSFSVRKGELFGILGPNGSGKTTVMKMVSGIMPIQGGEVLLKGKNLQDYTSKELARVVAVLPQMTSQHFSYTVKETVSLGRYAHQSGWFPTWKEEDERAVLQALQQTGTGGFANARLDELSGGERQRVFLAQALAQEPEILLLDEPTNHLDLSYQKDLLDLLKKMARDHHLTIISIFHDLNLASLYCDRLLLIEQGKIHRMGKPNRVLKREAIHAVYQTDIDQRPHPKVPKPQLSITPKPAEKEQSEAKIGEAYIRQNEKFIALESPVLLKTLSSGVTGAGWGWHRSFVNRHVSRDYNPADCKEDMEQFLSEHHFDPDETVGMMTAVQLQQAAFHLAEQEGVSVFSAVTAGAGNAVDISRAKEHQQAHFPGTINIWVFVNGYLTEEAFVQAIMTATEAKVKALLDKKVKDPLTGSQATGTSTDSIVIAATQQGAQQDFAGPITPAGQAIGEAVYESTIQALEKNLSERSLL; encoded by the coding sequence ATGATACAAGTGAACCGCTTGACCGGGGGGTACGGGCATCAAAAAATTGTGCATAATCTCTCTTTCTCAGTTCGCAAAGGGGAGCTGTTCGGAATATTGGGGCCGAACGGCAGCGGAAAAACTACCGTAATGAAGATGGTAAGCGGGATTATGCCCATCCAGGGCGGCGAGGTGCTTCTGAAAGGCAAGAACCTCCAGGATTATACATCGAAAGAGCTGGCTCGAGTTGTCGCCGTACTGCCGCAAATGACAAGCCAGCATTTCTCGTACACGGTGAAGGAGACGGTATCGCTCGGGCGCTATGCTCACCAGAGCGGCTGGTTTCCGACATGGAAAGAGGAGGATGAACGCGCTGTTTTGCAGGCATTACAGCAAACGGGAACGGGCGGTTTCGCGAACGCTCGCCTTGATGAGCTTTCTGGAGGGGAACGCCAGCGGGTGTTTTTGGCACAAGCGCTGGCGCAGGAGCCGGAGATTTTGCTGTTGGATGAACCGACCAATCATTTGGATCTCTCCTATCAGAAGGATTTGCTTGACTTATTAAAAAAGATGGCAAGAGACCACCATCTGACGATTATTTCGATTTTTCATGATCTGAATTTAGCCTCTTTATACTGTGATCGCCTGCTGCTGATCGAGCAGGGGAAGATTCATAGAATGGGAAAGCCTAATCGCGTATTGAAAAGAGAGGCGATTCATGCCGTCTATCAAACGGATATTGATCAGCGGCCCCATCCGAAAGTTCCCAAGCCGCAATTGAGCATTACCCCAAAGCCAGCAGAAAAGGAACAGAGCGAGGCGAAAATCGGTGAAGCGTACATTCGGCAAAATGAGAAGTTCATCGCGCTGGAATCGCCGGTTTTATTAAAAACACTCTCCTCCGGCGTGACCGGAGCGGGATGGGGCTGGCACCGAAGCTTCGTGAACCGTCATGTAAGCCGCGACTATAATCCGGCGGATTGCAAGGAAGACATGGAGCAATTTTTGTCCGAGCATCATTTTGATCCTGATGAAACGGTTGGCATGATGACAGCTGTACAGCTTCAGCAAGCCGCGTTTCATTTGGCTGAGCAAGAGGGAGTTTCCGTTTTCTCCGCCGTCACCGCCGGAGCAGGCAACGCGGTTGATATCTCGCGGGCGAAGGAGCATCAGCAAGCCCATTTTCCCGGCACCATCAATATCTGGGTGTTTGTGAATGGATATTTAACCGAGGAAGCTTTCGTTCAGGCAATTATGACAGCAACCGAAGCGAAGGTGAAAGCGCTGCTGGATAAGAAAGTGAAGGATCCGTTAACTGGATCGCAAGCAACTGGAACCTCGACAGACAGCATAGTTATTGCCGCTACACAGCAGGGTGCCCAACAGGATTTTGCAGGCCCGATCACGCCTGCAGGACAAGCGATTGGGGAAGCTGTTTATGAAAGCACGATCCAAGCGCTTGAAAAGAATCTGTCGGAAAGGAGCCTGTTATGA
- the cbiB gene encoding adenosylcobinamide-phosphate synthase CbiB — translation MIYHLIATALAVLIDRLVGDPPQWPHPVRWIGSLISFLEKSWNRGGWRKGKGAVMVLSVVIISGGISYLLIFLSYAVHPLWGVLAEAAVISATIACRSLKEAGLSVYEPLHRGDIAAARMKLSYIVGRDTDQLDEAEITRGAIETVAENTSDGVTAPLFWAFLFGGAGAMMYRAINTCDSMVGYKNDRYGEFGWASAKLDDLVNWFPARLTAWLMTWSYPESEYTRKQVWSIVRRDASKHPSPNSGWCEAAVAAQLGIELGGVNLYKGRVSSRAKMGDPLKKKEAKDILRANQMMQRSSMLFLLCIWIGGLLYELARTWLESALFI, via the coding sequence ATGATTTATCATCTTATAGCAACAGCGCTTGCGGTTCTGATTGACCGCCTGGTAGGCGATCCGCCTCAATGGCCGCATCCGGTACGTTGGATTGGATCGCTGATTTCTTTTCTGGAGAAAAGTTGGAACAGAGGCGGCTGGCGCAAAGGAAAAGGCGCAGTCATGGTTTTATCGGTGGTCATAATCAGCGGCGGAATCAGCTATCTGCTGATCTTTCTCAGCTACGCTGTTCATCCGCTCTGGGGCGTGCTGGCGGAAGCCGCTGTTATTTCCGCAACGATCGCTTGCCGCAGCTTAAAGGAGGCGGGACTCAGTGTATATGAACCGCTCCACAGAGGGGATATAGCGGCGGCGAGAATGAAGCTTTCCTACATTGTCGGCCGCGACACGGATCAGCTCGATGAGGCGGAAATTACGAGAGGAGCGATTGAAACCGTGGCGGAAAACACGAGCGATGGGGTGACAGCGCCGCTTTTTTGGGCATTTTTGTTCGGTGGGGCTGGAGCAATGATGTACCGGGCGATCAACACATGCGATTCGATGGTTGGCTACAAAAATGACCGCTACGGCGAGTTCGGCTGGGCTTCCGCTAAGCTGGATGATCTTGTGAATTGGTTTCCAGCCCGCTTGACGGCTTGGCTAATGACTTGGTCATATCCAGAAAGCGAATATACGAGAAAGCAAGTTTGGTCGATTGTCCGGCGTGATGCAAGCAAGCACCCAAGTCCAAACAGCGGCTGGTGTGAAGCCGCGGTGGCTGCGCAATTGGGCATCGAGCTCGGCGGTGTGAACCTATATAAAGGACGGGTTTCTTCCCGGGCGAAAATGGGAGATCCGCTGAAGAAAAAAGAAGCAAAGGATATCCTTCGCGCCAATCAAATGATGCAGCGCTCCTCGATGCTCTTTTTACTGTGTATTTGGATAGGAGGATTACTGTATGAACTTGCCCGCACATGGCTCGAATCCGCATTATTTATATGA
- the cobD gene encoding threonine-phosphate decarboxylase CobD — translation MNLPAHGSNPHYLYETMNLAQPKNVIDFSVNTNPYGPPDELKRKWPEWLAYAADYPDPFGTALTRLLAVQNQVTEKQVLLGNGAAELIQILGQHLQGKKAVIVQPAFSEYERVCKAYGCEVIHIRVDENEGRLPVDELAQAAEAADALFLCNPNNPTGLVFARQDISALLKRLAASETLTIIDEAFYDFAGEDSYADSLNHYPQLIILRSLTKMYAIAGLRIGYMLASPSLIARMARFRPHWNINAIALAAAETIVTNASFVKHSRKLIQQERLQMFEFLEKEGFRYTKSSVNFYLLRDPQIHDQRPLLAFLLTKGLVLRHTYNYPTLGGTWLRAAVRTPTENQVLKEALKQWRTKS, via the coding sequence ATGAACTTGCCCGCACATGGCTCGAATCCGCATTATTTATATGAAACCATGAATCTGGCTCAGCCGAAGAACGTGATAGACTTCAGTGTGAATACGAATCCGTATGGTCCGCCGGATGAGCTCAAGAGGAAATGGCCGGAGTGGCTGGCCTACGCTGCTGATTATCCCGATCCTTTCGGTACAGCGCTCACCCGGCTGCTGGCTGTACAAAATCAGGTTACAGAAAAGCAGGTGCTGCTTGGAAATGGCGCGGCGGAGCTGATCCAAATTCTTGGACAGCATTTGCAAGGAAAGAAGGCAGTGATCGTTCAGCCGGCTTTTTCAGAATATGAGAGGGTATGCAAAGCCTATGGCTGCGAGGTTATACATATACGGGTGGATGAAAACGAAGGGCGCTTGCCCGTGGATGAGCTTGCTCAGGCGGCGGAAGCTGCCGATGCTCTGTTCTTATGCAACCCCAATAATCCCACAGGCCTCGTGTTTGCACGCCAAGACATCAGCGCGCTTCTCAAGCGTCTGGCGGCTTCTGAAACGCTCACCATTATCGATGAAGCTTTCTATGATTTTGCCGGGGAAGACAGCTATGCAGACAGCTTGAATCATTATCCGCAGCTTATCATTTTGCGCTCGCTGACAAAAATGTATGCAATTGCTGGACTGCGGATCGGTTATATGCTAGCTTCGCCTTCTTTGATTGCCCGCATGGCCCGTTTTCGTCCGCATTGGAATATCAATGCCATAGCGCTTGCCGCGGCGGAGACCATTGTAACTAACGCTTCTTTCGTGAAACACTCGCGCAAGCTGATTCAGCAGGAGCGGCTACAGATGTTTGAATTTTTAGAGAAAGAAGGATTCCGTTACACAAAGTCCTCGGTCAATTTTTATTTGCTGCGCGACCCGCAAATCCATGATCAGCGTCCGCTGCTGGCATTCTTACTGACTAAAGGGCTGGTGCTTCGCCATACATACAATTATCCCACGCTCGGCGGCACATGGCTGCGGGCAGCGGTGCGGACGCCAACGGAAAATCAAGTATTGAAAGAGGCGTTGAAACAATGGAGAACAAAAAGCTGA
- a CDS encoding bifunctional adenosylcobinamide kinase/adenosylcobinamide-phosphate guanylyltransferase codes for MENKKLTFITGGVRSGKSRLAEEKAIEKAAQSGGGLHYIACGQVTDAEMAERVRRHQRQRAEGEAAWMTWEQPVQLDKIASKFSKGDVILLDCLTTLVTNEWFLSSGDEQRWEHPAYHQEVKERVLQEIEALLATGASVIIVSNELVFEPLVSALVFYYAKVLGELHQQLVKAAEEAVLVEHGLPQIWKGGGLR; via the coding sequence ATGGAGAACAAAAAGCTGACATTCATAACAGGGGGAGTTCGCAGCGGGAAAAGCCGTTTGGCAGAGGAGAAAGCGATCGAAAAAGCGGCTCAATCCGGCGGGGGGCTGCATTATATTGCATGCGGACAAGTTACGGATGCGGAAATGGCTGAGCGCGTGCGCAGGCATCAGAGGCAAAGGGCGGAAGGAGAGGCTGCTTGGATGACGTGGGAACAGCCTGTGCAGTTAGATAAAATCGCTTCGAAATTTTCCAAAGGAGACGTGATATTATTAGATTGTTTAACGACCTTAGTCACAAATGAATGGTTTTTAAGCAGCGGTGATGAACAGAGATGGGAGCATCCCGCCTATCATCAGGAAGTCAAGGAACGGGTGCTTCAAGAGATTGAGGCTCTTCTAGCAACGGGCGCTTCTGTCATTATCGTTTCCAATGAGCTGGTCTTTGAACCGCTGGTCTCTGCGCTTGTGTTCTATTATGCGAAAGTGTTAGGAGAACTGCATCAGCAGCTAGTCAAGGCAGCGGAAGAAGCGGTGCTTGTAGAGCATGGGCTGCCGCAAATATGGAAAGGGGGAGGGCTTCGATGA
- a CDS encoding cobyric acid synthase: protein MRGVMFQGTASDVGKSLIATAFCRLLVQKGFKPAPFKSQNVSNNSYVTADGKEIGRAQGLQAEACGLEALPVMNPILLKPSGSGQSEVVLMGERQDTISGMAYRDRYYESAIEWIGASLEQLSRIADTIIIEGAGSPVEMNLKQKEVVNMKVAELADVPVILVADIHRGGLFASVVGTLELLEAQERERVKGIIVNKFRGDPALFKEGVQWLEKRTGIPVLAVLPYIDHQLEGEDSLSLAERFSSYEKKDIDIAAIKLPYLSNYSDMEPFLAEKDTAVRWVERAEELGCPDAVVLPGTKSTFHDLRFLKTSGLAERIIQYVEQGGTIAGLCGGYQLLGRTLTDPHGYDSGTANSSAKGLGLIPGDTCFFDKKTTKRLAGRLAEQPEIYLNGYEIHIGQTKLEESSPFIRKEDGGEEGYYARNGRVIGTYMHHLFHNDAWRSEWLNRMRRKKGLPLRQVNRLEQKQKVFDQLAGHLERYLDWKQFLKILRMSERKTGQ from the coding sequence ATGAGAGGAGTGATGTTTCAAGGCACAGCTTCGGATGTCGGCAAGAGTTTAATTGCGACTGCTTTTTGCCGACTGCTCGTTCAAAAGGGCTTCAAGCCGGCGCCGTTTAAGTCACAAAATGTTTCGAATAATTCTTATGTAACGGCAGACGGCAAGGAGATCGGCCGGGCTCAGGGGCTGCAGGCAGAGGCTTGCGGGCTGGAGGCGCTGCCAGTGATGAACCCGATTCTGCTTAAGCCTTCAGGCTCGGGGCAATCGGAAGTGGTCTTGATGGGTGAGCGTCAAGATACAATTTCAGGAATGGCTTACCGCGACCGGTATTATGAGTCGGCGATTGAATGGATTGGCGCTTCGTTGGAGCAGCTCAGCCGCATAGCGGATACGATCATCATTGAAGGAGCCGGAAGTCCGGTAGAGATGAACTTAAAGCAGAAGGAAGTTGTCAATATGAAAGTGGCTGAGCTGGCGGATGTTCCTGTCATCTTAGTCGCGGATATCCATCGAGGCGGACTTTTTGCCAGTGTAGTAGGTACGCTGGAGCTGCTTGAGGCGCAGGAAAGAGAGCGGGTTAAAGGCATTATCGTCAATAAATTCAGAGGAGATCCCGCCCTGTTTAAAGAGGGCGTTCAGTGGTTAGAGAAACGAACCGGCATTCCAGTTCTCGCGGTGCTCCCTTATATCGATCATCAGCTGGAGGGGGAAGATTCCTTGTCGCTGGCGGAACGCTTCTCTTCCTATGAGAAGAAGGATATAGACATTGCTGCGATTAAGCTGCCGTACCTTTCGAATTACAGTGATATGGAGCCTTTTTTGGCGGAGAAGGATACGGCGGTTCGCTGGGTCGAGCGGGCGGAAGAATTAGGCTGTCCGGATGCGGTCGTATTGCCGGGAACGAAAAGCACATTCCATGATTTGCGTTTTTTGAAAACGAGCGGTTTAGCCGAAAGGATCATTCAATATGTTGAGCAGGGAGGAACAATCGCAGGACTTTGCGGCGGCTATCAGCTGCTTGGGCGAACGCTGACAGACCCTCACGGATATGATTCGGGAACGGCCAATTCTTCCGCTAAAGGCCTGGGCTTAATCCCCGGTGATACCTGTTTCTTCGATAAAAAGACCACGAAGCGCCTCGCAGGGAGGCTGGCGGAACAGCCGGAAATCTACTTGAACGGCTATGAAATTCATATCGGGCAAACAAAGCTGGAGGAATCTTCTCCTTTCATTCGGAAAGAGGATGGAGGAGAAGAGGGGTATTATGCGCGGAATGGTCGGGTGATCGGAACATACATGCATCACTTATTCCACAATGACGCTTGGCGTTCAGAGTGGCTGAACCGGATGCGGCGAAAGAAGGGCCTTCCTCTTCGGCAGGTCAATCGCTTGGAACAAAAGCAAAAGGTCTTTGACCAATTAGCTGGCCATTTGGAGCGGTATTTAGATTGGAAGCAGTTTTTGAAAATTCTTCGGATGAGTGAAAGGAAAACAGGACAATGA
- the cobS gene encoding adenosylcobinamide-GDP ribazoletransferase → MKGKTYINGLLLSLQFFTTLPIRRELPMDAVHLRAALRMFPLFGLLKGAVYGGAFYLLLEWSPLTVLGNAFLLWLLPIIWTGGLHLDGWIDTSDAFFSYRDRKRRLEILKDPRVGAFGVLSLIVLLAARFIFLYETVALADSRIAFILMLIPFYSQTITGLLINGVPPAKQEGIAYYFQKGKDSSLMIRYLGWLLAAAAILVMTGWTIGLFLLFTAASGAFMLFMRRSIMKNFGGITGDLLGAGIEGVETYLWMIVWLLVSTGME, encoded by the coding sequence ATGAAAGGGAAAACGTATATAAATGGACTCTTGCTGAGTCTTCAGTTTTTTACGACGCTGCCGATTCGCCGGGAGCTGCCAATGGACGCTGTTCATTTGCGCGCCGCTTTGCGAATGTTTCCGCTTTTTGGCCTGTTGAAAGGCGCTGTCTATGGAGGCGCCTTCTATTTACTGTTGGAATGGTCGCCGCTCACCGTTCTCGGCAACGCCTTTTTATTATGGCTGCTGCCAATTATATGGACGGGGGGCCTTCATTTAGACGGCTGGATTGATACGAGCGATGCCTTTTTTTCTTATCGTGACCGCAAACGCCGGCTCGAAATCCTAAAGGATCCCCGCGTGGGAGCTTTCGGTGTGCTGTCATTGATCGTGCTGCTTGCGGCGCGCTTTATTTTTCTCTATGAAACGGTTGCTTTGGCCGACAGCCGGATCGCCTTCATTCTCATGCTGATCCCTTTTTACAGTCAAACGATTACGGGTTTATTAATCAATGGAGTTCCCCCGGCCAAGCAGGAAGGAATCGCTTATTATTTCCAAAAAGGGAAAGATTCAAGCTTAATGATTCGGTACCTTGGCTGGCTGCTGGCAGCGGCGGCCATCTTGGTGATGACCGGCTGGACGATTGGCTTGTTTCTTCTTTTCACCGCGGCGTCTGGAGCTTTTATGCTGTTTATGAGACGAAGTATAATGAAGAACTTTGGTGGGATTACTGGAGACTTGCTCGGAGCGGGTATAGAAGGGGTGGAAACATATTTATGGATGATTGTGTGGTTATTGGTCTCTACCGGCATGGAATAA
- a CDS encoding histidine phosphatase family protein: MDDCVVIGLYRHGITTANEKRAYCGWADAPLSERGKEDLRAIQPFLPDYETVIASDLKRCADTASLLFPEAKVELWKGFREMNFGLWEGKVHHELEHLAEYRAWVNDPFSSLVPQGESYQQFGRRVRSAWRQWLAFMDRKQMKRGAIVTHGGVIRYLLSEAAPERKSFWDWKVENGRGYELTASLSSLRRGERCISLQAVPSTERRNG, translated from the coding sequence ATGGATGATTGTGTGGTTATTGGTCTCTACCGGCATGGAATAACAACGGCTAATGAGAAGCGGGCTTATTGCGGGTGGGCCGATGCTCCCTTGAGTGAACGAGGAAAAGAAGACTTGCGGGCGATCCAGCCGTTTTTGCCTGACTATGAAACGGTGATTGCCAGCGATTTAAAGCGGTGCGCGGATACGGCCAGCCTTCTTTTTCCGGAAGCGAAAGTCGAGCTATGGAAAGGATTCCGGGAAATGAATTTCGGGCTTTGGGAAGGAAAGGTGCATCACGAGCTTGAACATCTGGCGGAATACAGAGCATGGGTGAATGATCCTTTTTCCAGCCTGGTGCCTCAAGGGGAAAGCTATCAGCAATTCGGCCGGCGGGTCCGCTCGGCTTGGAGGCAGTGGCTGGCCTTTATGGATAGGAAGCAAATGAAGCGGGGAGCCATTGTCACTCACGGCGGAGTCATCCGTTACTTGTTGAGCGAAGCGGCTCCGGAACGGAAATCTTTTTGGGACTGGAAGGTGGAAAACGGCCGAGGATATGAACTGACGGCTTCGCTGTCATCATTAAGGAGGGGAGAGCGATGCATCTCATTACAGGCGGTGCCTTCAACGGAAAGAAGAAATGGGTGA
- a CDS encoding bifunctional adenosylcobinamide kinase/adenosylcobinamide-phosphate guanylyltransferase: MHLITGGAFNGKKKWVIAAYQLDAIPHLWHSFYKEGKLPEWTEDTVILEGMERYVRRLLDGEDTPDAVRSCWKAELESWVAWESQRSERRLILIGTDITKGIVPANAFDRKWRDAAGWCFQEAAAQAERVISIWYGLPQRLK, from the coding sequence ATGCATCTCATTACAGGCGGTGCCTTCAACGGAAAGAAGAAATGGGTGATCGCAGCCTATCAATTAGATGCGATTCCTCATCTGTGGCATTCTTTTTACAAAGAAGGCAAGCTGCCGGAATGGACGGAGGATACGGTCATCCTGGAAGGAATGGAACGGTATGTCCGCCGGCTGCTGGATGGGGAGGATACGCCGGATGCGGTTCGAAGTTGCTGGAAAGCAGAGCTGGAAAGTTGGGTTGCTTGGGAATCTCAGCGTTCTGAACGCCGGCTGATTCTGATTGGAACGGATATAACGAAGGGCATTGTGCCAGCCAATGCCTTTGACAGAAAATGGCGGGACGCGGCCGGCTGGTGCTTTCAAGAGGCGGCTGCTCAAGCAGAACGGGTGATTTCCATTTGGTACGGCTTACCGCAAAGGCTTAAATAA